The following are encoded together in the Pedobacter sp. D749 genome:
- a CDS encoding endo-beta-N-acetylglucosaminidase H, whose translation MTTTKSLTCKNVALALAFFLTVSISGCKKKDITQDETLTGPAKKESTASPSAIGVTGPKGVCYVEVNNADIRNVGKYKLSTGQQLFDIAIIFAANINYNTSTQKAELFFNTNVSNVLNNKTTYIKPLQDKGIKVLLSILGNHQGAGFCNFTSQASAQAFAQQLANAVNTYGLDGIDFDDEYAEYGNNGTGQPNSSSFVYLITALRSLLPNKIISFYFYGPAASRLSYNGVTVGSKVNYSWNAIYGSYSVPNIPGLAKANLGPAAIDIQATSSSTAASLATQTVNNGYGIYLYYNLPNSDVHTYLSSISSNLYGGKTTTYTP comes from the coding sequence GTTAACATGCAAAAATGTGGCATTAGCCCTTGCATTCTTTTTAACCGTTTCTATTAGCGGCTGTAAGAAAAAAGACATTACCCAGGATGAAACCTTAACTGGTCCGGCTAAAAAAGAATCAACCGCATCTCCGTCGGCAATCGGTGTAACTGGTCCAAAAGGTGTATGTTATGTAGAAGTGAACAATGCCGATATCCGAAACGTAGGAAAGTATAAACTTTCTACAGGGCAACAGCTGTTCGACATTGCGATTATTTTTGCTGCCAACATCAATTACAATACCTCAACTCAAAAAGCTGAATTATTCTTCAACACAAATGTTTCCAATGTTTTGAATAATAAAACAACTTACATTAAACCTTTACAAGATAAGGGTATAAAAGTGCTGCTTTCCATTTTGGGTAACCACCAGGGTGCAGGCTTTTGTAATTTCACCTCTCAAGCCTCGGCACAGGCCTTTGCGCAGCAATTGGCAAATGCCGTTAATACTTATGGGCTTGATGGTATTGATTTTGATGATGAATATGCAGAATATGGTAATAACGGTACCGGCCAGCCAAATTCCAGTTCATTTGTATACCTCATAACCGCATTGAGATCATTACTGCCGAACAAAATCATTTCATTTTACTTCTATGGCCCGGCAGCATCAAGATTATCATATAACGGCGTTACCGTAGGATCTAAAGTAAACTATAGCTGGAATGCCATCTACGGAAGTTATTCGGTTCCAAATATACCCGGATTGGCCAAAGCAAATCTTGGTCCTGCAGCAATAGATATTCAGGCTACCAGCTCATCTACAGCAGCATCTTTAGCTACACAAACCGTTAATAATGGTTATGGCATTTACCTTTACTATAATTTACCCAACAGCGATGTGCATACTTATTTATCAAGCATATCAAGCAACTTATATGGTGGCAAAACCACTACATACACACCTTAA